The proteins below are encoded in one region of Paraburkholderia phenazinium:
- a CDS encoding multicopper oxidase family protein, translating into MIRREFLVRTLSAAVASLFARGAFAQQSMHGMQGMSGMNGMQGMQGMSDMPDMPHAGTSQTVELAGPETLPSGAPLAPLRKLANESREPGVFRATLVAQPVQHTLIAGHPTTFWQYGASADLLSAEAESASPQVPIIGPLIDVHEGDTVEIRFVNRLSQPSTIHWHGLPVPPDQDGNPSDPVAPGASRVYRFTLPPGSAGTYWYHPHPHMMSSEQVFRGLAGPIVVRAAADPLAAWRERHLFFSDLRLASDGTIPANDMMDWMNGREGQFVLVNGARRPLILMATNERWRVWNACNARYLRLSLDDGRTFTQVGTDGGLLGEPRERVTSLLLAPGERAELIVPAGRGPVSASQTAQSGESAQSAQSSPSTRAVLSSAVYDRRKMAMAGGSLPPGAAIPLADVQFEPGTASQNEAAQPIPASLRAISPLGAPAAQKSVVFSERMDMAAMHRKGTSRNGMPAGMAFMINGATFDPRRVTLTSRRGDVEHWSIENRTDMDHPFHLHGTQFQILEREQGGVVTPEPYLAWRDTVNVQPREKVRIATVQQQAGGRMFHCHILEHEDLGMMGTLNVI; encoded by the coding sequence ATGATCCGCAGGGAATTTCTCGTCCGCACACTGAGTGCGGCCGTTGCGTCGCTGTTTGCGCGCGGTGCGTTTGCACAGCAGTCGATGCATGGGATGCAAGGCATGTCGGGGATGAACGGCATGCAAGGAATGCAGGGCATGTCCGACATGCCGGATATGCCACACGCCGGTACGTCGCAAACCGTCGAACTGGCCGGCCCCGAGACGCTGCCCTCTGGCGCGCCGCTGGCGCCGTTGCGCAAACTTGCGAACGAAAGCCGTGAACCAGGTGTGTTCCGCGCAACGCTCGTTGCTCAGCCGGTTCAACACACGTTGATCGCCGGTCACCCGACAACCTTTTGGCAGTACGGCGCTTCTGCTGACCTCCTCAGTGCAGAAGCCGAATCCGCATCACCGCAAGTTCCGATTATCGGACCGCTGATCGACGTGCACGAAGGCGACACGGTTGAAATCCGTTTCGTGAACCGCTTGTCGCAACCTTCGACGATCCATTGGCATGGCCTGCCGGTGCCGCCGGATCAAGACGGCAATCCGTCGGATCCGGTCGCGCCAGGCGCCTCGCGCGTCTATCGCTTCACGCTGCCACCGGGCAGCGCTGGCACGTACTGGTACCACCCGCACCCGCACATGATGTCATCCGAACAGGTATTTCGCGGACTCGCTGGCCCGATCGTGGTCCGCGCCGCGGCCGATCCGCTGGCAGCGTGGCGCGAGCGGCATCTGTTCTTCTCCGATCTGCGCCTCGCGAGCGACGGCACGATCCCTGCAAACGACATGATGGACTGGATGAACGGGCGCGAAGGGCAGTTCGTGCTGGTCAACGGAGCGCGTCGTCCGCTGATATTGATGGCGACCAACGAGCGCTGGCGCGTGTGGAACGCGTGCAATGCCCGCTATTTGAGATTGTCGCTGGATGACGGGCGCACTTTTACCCAGGTCGGAACGGACGGCGGCTTGCTCGGAGAGCCGCGCGAGAGGGTGACGTCGCTGTTACTGGCGCCCGGCGAACGTGCGGAGCTGATTGTCCCAGCGGGTCGAGGACCGGTTTCGGCCTCGCAAACGGCGCAATCCGGGGAGTCCGCGCAATCTGCGCAGTCCTCACCGTCGACGCGAGCAGTTTTGAGTTCCGCGGTCTACGATCGCCGCAAGATGGCGATGGCGGGCGGCAGCTTGCCACCGGGCGCCGCGATCCCGCTCGCCGATGTCCAGTTCGAACCGGGCACCGCCAGTCAAAACGAGGCCGCCCAACCGATCCCCGCGTCGTTGCGTGCAATTTCGCCACTCGGTGCGCCGGCCGCACAGAAATCGGTGGTGTTTTCGGAACGCATGGACATGGCCGCGATGCACCGCAAGGGCACGTCCCGCAACGGGATGCCCGCTGGCATGGCCTTCATGATCAACGGTGCGACCTTCGATCCGCGCCGCGTTACGCTGACCAGCCGGCGCGGCGACGTCGAACACTGGTCGATCGAGAACCGCACGGATATGGATCACCCATTCCACCTGCACGGCACGCAGTTTCAGATACTTGAGCGGGAGCAGGGCGGCGTCGTGACGCCGGAGCCTTATCTGGCGTGGCGCGACACGGTCAACGTCCAGCCCAGAGAGAAGGTGCGCATTGCCACAGTTCAGCAGCAGGCGGGCGGGCGCATGTTCCACTGCCACATCCTCGAACACGAGGATCTCGGCATGATGGGCACCCTCAACGTGATCTGA
- the cspD gene encoding cold shock domain-containing protein CspD, which yields MATGTVKWFNDAKGFGFITPDEGGEDLFAHFSAIQMNGFKTLKEGQKVSFEVVQGPKGKQASNIQAAA from the coding sequence ATGGCAACTGGTACGGTCAAATGGTTCAATGACGCGAAAGGTTTCGGATTCATTACGCCCGACGAAGGCGGTGAGGATCTGTTTGCACACTTTTCGGCCATCCAGATGAATGGGTTCAAAACCCTGAAGGAAGGCCAGAAGGTTAGCTTTGAGGTCGTGCAAGGCCCCAAAGGCAAGCAGGCATCGAACATCCAGGCCGCCGCCTGA
- the clpS gene encoding ATP-dependent Clp protease adapter ClpS, which translates to MAIIPDKQDGTVLERQEKKLKPPAMYKVVLLNDDFTPMEFVVMIVQEYFNKDRETATQIMLKVHREGRGVCGVYTRDIASTKVEQVVTHARQAGHPLQCVMEEA; encoded by the coding sequence ATGGCAATTATCCCGGACAAGCAGGACGGCACCGTACTGGAGCGGCAGGAAAAAAAGCTGAAGCCGCCGGCCATGTACAAGGTGGTGCTGTTGAACGACGACTTCACGCCAATGGAATTTGTCGTGATGATCGTGCAGGAATATTTCAATAAAGATCGTGAAACCGCAACGCAGATTATGCTGAAGGTGCATCGCGAAGGTAGGGGAGTTTGTGGGGTCTATACGCGGGACATCGCGTCGACCAAAGTCGAGCAAGTCGTTACCCACGCACGGCAGGCCGGGCATCCGCTGCAGTGTGTGATGGAGGAAGCATGA
- the clpA gene encoding ATP-dependent Clp protease ATP-binding subunit ClpA produces the protein MIAQELEVSLHMAFMEARQARHEFITVEHLLLALLDNPTAAEVLRACAANIEDLRQNLRNFIHDNTPTVPGTDDVDTQPTLGFQRVIQRAIMHVQSTSNGKKEVTGANVLVAIFGEKDSHAVYYLQQQGVTRLDVVNFISHGIAKTSSTDAAKASDANAESDEAAAQKETPLAQFTQNLNQMAKEGRIDPLIGRESEVERVVQVLCRRRKNNPLLVGEAGVGKTAIAEGLAWRITRGEVPDILADAQVYSLDMGALLAGTKYRGDFEQRLKTVLKELKERPHAILFIDEIHTLIGAGAASGGTLDASNLLKPALSSGTLKCIGATTFTEYRGIFEKDAALSRRFQKVDVTEPTVEQTVAILRGLKSRFEEHHGVKYSSGALSAAAELSARFITDRHLPDKAIDVIDEAGAAQRILPKSKQKKTIGKGEIEEIISKIARVPAQSVSVDDRSKLQTLDRDLKSVVFGQDPAIDALSAAIKMARAGLGKLDKPIGAFLFSGPTGVGKTEVAKQLAFTLGIELIRFDMSEYMERHAVSRLIGAPPGYVGFDQGGLLTEAVTKKPHCVLLLDEIEKAHPDIYNVLLQVMDHGTLTDNNGRKADFRNVIIIMTTNAGAEAMGKSVIGFTTRRETGDEMVDIKRMFTPEFRNRLDATISFRSLDEEIIMRVVDKFLMQLEDQLHEKKVDALFTDALRAHLAKHGFDPLMGARPMQRLIQDTIRRALADELLFGKLMNGGRVTVDVDAEDKVQLTFDEQAAPRNPNPEAVEVE, from the coding sequence ATGATTGCCCAGGAACTGGAAGTCAGCTTGCACATGGCGTTCATGGAAGCACGCCAGGCGCGGCACGAGTTCATTACGGTCGAACATCTTTTACTGGCCCTGTTGGACAATCCGACGGCTGCAGAGGTGTTGCGCGCGTGCGCGGCCAACATTGAGGATCTGCGCCAAAACCTGCGCAACTTCATTCATGACAACACGCCGACCGTGCCTGGCACGGACGACGTCGACACGCAGCCCACGCTGGGTTTCCAGCGCGTGATCCAGCGTGCCATCATGCATGTGCAGTCCACCTCGAACGGCAAGAAGGAAGTGACCGGCGCGAACGTGCTGGTGGCGATCTTCGGCGAGAAGGATTCGCACGCGGTGTACTACCTGCAACAGCAGGGTGTCACGCGTCTCGACGTGGTGAACTTCATCTCGCACGGCATTGCCAAGACCAGCAGCACCGACGCCGCCAAGGCGAGCGATGCGAATGCCGAGTCTGACGAAGCCGCTGCGCAGAAAGAAACGCCGCTCGCCCAGTTCACGCAGAATCTGAACCAGATGGCGAAAGAGGGCCGCATCGACCCGCTGATCGGGCGCGAGTCCGAAGTCGAGCGCGTGGTGCAGGTGCTGTGCCGCCGGCGCAAGAACAATCCGCTACTGGTCGGCGAGGCTGGGGTCGGCAAGACCGCGATCGCCGAAGGGCTCGCCTGGCGCATTACGCGCGGCGAAGTCCCGGATATCCTCGCCGATGCGCAGGTGTATTCGCTCGACATGGGCGCGTTGCTGGCCGGCACCAAGTATCGCGGCGATTTCGAACAACGCCTGAAGACGGTCCTCAAGGAACTGAAGGAACGTCCGCACGCCATCCTGTTCATCGACGAAATCCATACGCTGATCGGCGCAGGTGCTGCGTCGGGCGGCACGCTGGATGCATCGAATCTGCTGAAGCCGGCGCTGTCGTCGGGCACGCTCAAGTGCATCGGCGCGACGACGTTCACCGAATACCGCGGTATCTTCGAAAAAGATGCGGCTCTGTCGCGCCGCTTCCAGAAAGTGGATGTGACCGAACCGACTGTCGAACAGACGGTGGCGATCCTGCGTGGTCTTAAGTCGCGTTTCGAAGAGCACCACGGCGTGAAGTATTCGTCGGGTGCGCTGTCGGCAGCGGCTGAACTGTCGGCGCGCTTCATCACCGATCGTCATTTGCCGGATAAGGCGATTGACGTGATCGACGAAGCGGGCGCGGCGCAACGCATCCTGCCGAAGTCGAAGCAGAAGAAGACTATCGGCAAGGGCGAGATCGAGGAAATCATCTCGAAGATCGCACGCGTGCCGGCGCAAAGCGTATCCGTGGACGATCGCAGCAAGCTGCAGACGCTGGATCGCGACCTGAAGAGCGTGGTGTTCGGGCAAGACCCGGCCATCGACGCGCTGTCGGCTGCGATCAAGATGGCGCGCGCAGGCCTTGGCAAGCTGGACAAGCCGATTGGTGCGTTCCTGTTCTCCGGCCCGACCGGTGTCGGCAAGACCGAAGTGGCCAAGCAACTGGCGTTCACGCTCGGTATCGAACTGATCCGTTTCGACATGTCCGAGTACATGGAACGTCATGCTGTGAGCCGTTTGATTGGCGCGCCGCCGGGCTATGTCGGTTTCGATCAGGGCGGTCTGCTGACGGAAGCCGTGACGAAGAAGCCGCATTGCGTGCTGCTGCTCGACGAAATCGAGAAAGCGCATCCGGACATTTACAACGTGCTGCTGCAGGTGATGGACCACGGCACGCTGACGGACAACAATGGGCGCAAGGCGGACTTCCGTAACGTCATCATCATCATGACGACGAATGCGGGCGCGGAAGCCATGGGCAAGTCGGTGATCGGCTTCACGACTCGCCGCGAAACCGGCGACGAGATGGTCGACATCAAGCGCATGTTCACGCCGGAGTTCCGTAACCGTCTGGACGCGACGATCAGCTTCCGCTCGCTCGATGAAGAAATCATCATGCGCGTGGTTGACAAGTTCCTGATGCAATTGGAAGATCAGTTGCATGAGAAGAAGGTCGATGCGCTCTTCACCGACGCGCTGCGCGCGCATCTGGCGAAGCACGGTTTCGATCCGCTGATGGGCGCACGTCCGATGCAGCGTCTGATCCAGGACACGATCCGTCGTGCATTGGCGGACGAGCTTCTGTTCGGCAAGCTGATGAACGGTGGCCGCGTGACGGTGGATGTGGACGCGGAAGACAAGGTTCAGCTGACGTTCGACGAACAGGCTGCGCCGCGTAATCCGAATCCGGAAGCGGTCGAAGTCGAGTAA
- the dut gene encoding dUTP diphosphatase: MKLDLKILDARMREQLPAYATTGSAGLDLRACLDEPLTLQPGETALVPTGLAIHVGDPGYAALILPRSGLGHKHGIVLGNLVGLIDSDYQGQLMISTWNRGQTTFTLNPMERLAQLVIVPVVQAEFNIVEDFEQSERGAGGFGSTGKH, encoded by the coding sequence ATGAAACTTGACCTGAAGATTCTCGACGCGCGCATGCGCGAACAACTCCCGGCCTACGCCACCACCGGCAGCGCTGGCCTCGATCTGCGCGCGTGCCTCGACGAACCGCTAACGCTGCAACCCGGCGAAACGGCGCTGGTGCCGACGGGTCTGGCGATCCATGTCGGCGATCCGGGCTATGCGGCTTTGATCTTGCCGCGCTCGGGCCTCGGACATAAGCACGGCATCGTGCTCGGCAATCTGGTGGGATTGATCGATTCGGATTATCAAGGTCAACTGATGATTTCGACGTGGAACCGCGGGCAGACCACATTCACGCTGAATCCGATGGAGCGGCTCGCGCAACTCGTCATCGTGCCTGTCGTGCAAGCTGAATTCAATATCGTCGAGGACTTCGAACAAAGCGAACGTGGTGCAGGCGGTTTCGGCAGCACCGGTAAACACTGA